Proteins from one Homalodisca vitripennis isolate AUS2020 chromosome 3, UT_GWSS_2.1, whole genome shotgun sequence genomic window:
- the LOC124356539 gene encoding uncharacterized protein LOC124356539 isoform X2 has protein sequence MQVRPIWYLGYTHYFRNLWEGLCNVNLRIMQVRPIWNLGYTHYFRNLWEGLCNVNLRIMQVRPIWYLGYTHYFRNLWEGLCNVNFRIMQVRPIWYLGYTHYFRNLWEGLCNVNLRIMQVRSIWYLGYTHYFRNLWEGLCNVNLRIMQVRPIWYLGYTHYFRNLWEGLCNVNFRIMQVRPIWYLGYTHYFRNLWEGLCNVNLRIMQVRPIWYLGYTHYFRNLWEGLCNVNLRIMQVRPIWNLGYTHYFRNLWEGLCNVNFRIMQVRPIWNLGYTHYFRNLWEGLCNVNFRIMQVRPIWYLGYTHYFRNLWEGLCNVNFRIMQVRPIWYLGYTHYFRNLWEGLCNVNFRIMQVRPIWYLGYTHYFRNLWEGLCNVNLRIMQVRPIWYLGYTHYFRNLWEGLCNVNFRIMQVRPIWYLGYTHYFRNLWEGLCNVNLRIMQVRPIWYLGYTHYFRNLWEGLCNVNFRIMQVRPIWYLGYTHYFRNLWEGLCNVNFRIMQVRPIWYLGYTHYFRNLWEGLCNVNLRIMQVRPIWYLGYTHYFRNLWEGLCNVNFRIMQVRPIWYLGYTHYFRNLWEGLCNVNFRIMQVRPIWYLGYTHYFLNLWEGLCNVNLRIMQVQPIWYLGYTHYFRNLWEGLCNVNFHIMQVRPIWYLGYTHYFRNLWEGLCNVNFRIMQVRPIWYLGYTHYFRNLWEGLCNVNFRIMQVRPIWYLGYTHYFLNLWEGLCNVNLRIMQVRPIWYLGYTHYFLNLWEGLCNVNFRIMQVRPIWYLGYTHYFRNLWEGLCNVNFRIMQVRPIWYLGYTHYFRNLWEGLCNVNLRIMQVRPIWYLGYTHYFRNLWEGLCNVNLRIMQVRPIWYLGYTHYFRNLWEGLCNVNFRIMQVRPIWYLGYTHYFRNLWEGLCNVNFRIMQVRPIWYLGYTHYFRNLWEGLCNVNFRIMQVAYGLSGT, from the exons ATGCAGGTACGGCCTATCTGGTACTTAGGTTACACTCACTACTTTCGCAATCTGTGGGAGGGACTTTGTAATGTAAACTTGCGAATAATGCAGGTACGGCCTATCTGGAACTTAGGTTACACTCACTACTTTCGCAATCTGTGGGAGGGACTGTGTAATGTAAACTTGCGAATAATGCAGGTACGGCCTATCTGGTACTTAGGTTACACTCACTACTTTCGCAATCTGTGGGAGGGACTGTGTAATGTAAACTTCCGAATAATGCAGGTACGGCCTATCTGGTACTTAGGTTACACTCACTACTTTCGCAATCTGTGGGAGGGACTGTGTAATGTAAACTTGCGAATAATGCAGGTACGGTCTATCTGGTACTTAGGTTACACTCACTACTTTCGCAATCTGTGGGAGGGACTGTGTAATGTAAACTTGCGAATAATGCAGGTACGGCCTATCTGGTACTTAGGTTACACTCACTACTTTCGCAATCTGTGGGAGGGACTGTGTAATGTAAACTTCCGAATAATGCAGGTACGGCCTATCTGGTACTTAGGTTACACTCACTACTTTCGCAATCTGTGGGAGGGACTGTGTAATGTAAACTTGCGAATAATGCAGGTACGGCCTATCTGGTACTTAGGTTACACTCACTACTTTCGCAATCTGTGGGAGGGACTTTGTAATGTAAACTTGCGAATAATGCAGGTACGGCCTATCTGGAACTTAGGTTACACTCACTACTTTCGCAATCTGTGGGAGGGACTGTGTAATGTAAACTTCCGAATAATGCAGGTACGGCCTATCTGGAACTTAG GTTACACTCACTACTTTCGCAATCTGTGGGAGGGACTGTGTAATGTAAACTTCCGAATAATGCAGGTACGGCCTATCTGGTACTTAGGTTACACTCACTACTTTCGCAATCTGTGGGAGGGACTGTGTAATGTAAACTTCCGAATAATGCAGGTACGGCCTATCTGGTACTTAGGTTACACTCACTACTTTCGCAATCTGTGGGAGGGACTGTGTAATGTAAACTTCCGAATAATGCAGGTACGGCCTATCTGGTACTTAGGTTACACTCACTACTTTCGCAATCTGTGGGAGGGACTGTGTAATGTAAACTTGCGAATAATGCAGGTACGGCCTATCTGGTACTTAGGTTACACTCACTACTTTCGCAATCTGTGGGAGGGACTGTGTAATGTAAACTTCCGAATAATGCAGGTACGGCCTATCTGGTACTTAGGTTACACTCACTACTTTCGCAATCTGTGGGAGGGACTGTGTAATGTAAACTTGCGAATAATGCAGGTACGGCCTATCTGGTACTTAGGTTACACTCACTACTTTCGCAATCTGTGGGAGGGACTGTGTAATGTAAACTTCCGAATAATGCAGGTACGGCCTATCTGGTACTTAGGTTACACTCACTACTTTCGCAATCTGTGGGAGGGACTGTGTAATGTAAACTTCCGAATAATGCAGGTACGGCCTATCTGGTACTTAGGTTACACTCACTACTTTCGCAATCTGTGGGAGGGACTGTGTAATGTAAACTTGCGAATAATGCAGGTACGGCCTATCTGGTACTTAG GTTACACTCACTACTTTCGCAATCTGTGGGAGGGACTGTGTAATGTAAACTTCCGAATAATGCAGGTACGGCCTATCTGGTACTTAGGTTACACTCACTACTTTCGCAATCTGTGGGAGGGACTGTGTAATGTAAACTTCCGAATAATGCAGGTACGGCCTATCTGGTACTTAGGTTACACTCACTACTTTCTCAATCTGTGGGAGGGACTGTGTAATGTAAACTTGCGAATAATGCAGGTACAGCCAATCTGGTACTTAGGTTACACTCACTACTTTCGCAATCTGTGGGAGGGACTGTGTAATGTAAACTTCCATATAATGCAGGTACGGCCTATCTGGTACTTAGGTTACACTCACTACTTTCGCAATCTGTGGGAGGGACTGTGTAATGTAAACTTCCGAATAATGCAGGTACGGCCTATCTGGTACTTAGGTTACACTCACTACTTTCGCAATCTGTGGGAGGGACTGTGTAATGTAAACTTCCGAATAATGCAGGTACGGCCTATCTGGTACTTAGGTTACACTCACTACTTTCTCAATCTGTGGGAGGGACTGTGTAATGTAAACTTGCGAATAATGCAGGTACGGCCTATCTGGTACTTAGGTTACACTCACTACTTTCTCAATCTGTGGGAGGGACTGTGTAATGTAAACTTCCGAATAATGCAGGTACGGCCTATCTGGTACTTAGGTTACACTCACTACTTTCGCAATCTGTGGGAGGGACTGTGTAATGTAAACTTCCGAATAATGCAGGTACGGCCTATCTGGTACTTAGGTTACACTCACTACTTTCGCAATCTGTGGGAGGGACTGTGTAATGTAAACTTGCGAATAATGCAGGTACGGCCTATCTGGTACTTAGGTTACACTCACTACTTTCGCAATCTGTGGGAGGGACTGTGTAATGTAAACTTGCGAATAATGCAGGTACGGCCTATCTGGTACTTAGGTTACACTCACTACTTTCGCAATCTGTGGGAGGGACTGTGTAATGTAAACTTCCGAATAATGCAGGTACGGCCTATCTGGTACTTAGGTTACACTCACTACTTTCGCAATCTGTGGGAGGGACTGTGTAATGTAAACTTCCGAATAATGCAGGTACGGCCTATCTGGTACTTAGGTTACACTCACTACTTTCGCAATCTGTGGGAGGGACTGTGTAATGTAAACTTCCGAATAATGCAGGTAGCCTACGGCCTATCTGGTACTTAG
- the LOC124356539 gene encoding uncharacterized protein LOC124356539 isoform X1: MQVRPIWYLGYTHYFRNLWEGLCNVNLRIMQVRPIWNLGYTHYFRNLWEGLCNVNLRIMQVRPIWYLGYTHYFRNLWEGLCNVNFRIMQVRPIWYLGYTHYFRNLWEGLCNVNLRIMQVRSIWYLGYTHYFRNLWEGLCNVNLRIMQVRPIWYLGYTHYFRNLWEGLCNVNFRIMQVRPIWYLGYTHYFRNLWEGLCNVNLRIMQVRPIWYLGYTHYFRNLWEGLCNVNLRIMQVRPIWNLGYTHYFRNLWEGLCNVNFRIMQVRPIWNLGYTHYFRNLWEGLCNVNFRIMQVRPIWYLGYTHYFRNLWEGLCNVNLRIMQVRPIWYLGYTHYFRNLWEGLCNVNFRIMQVRPIWYLGYTHYFRNLWEGLCNVNFRIMQVRPIWYLGYTHYFLNLWEGLCNVNLRIMQVQPICYLGYTHYFLNLWEGLCNVNLRIMQVRPIWYLGYTHYFLNLWEGLCNVNFRIMQVRPIWYLGYTHYFRNLWEGLCNVNFRIMQVRPIWYLGYTHYFRNLWEGLCNVNFRIMQVRPIWYLGYTHYFRNLWEGLCNVNFRIMQVRPIWYLGYTHYFRNLWEGLCNVNLRIMQVRPIWYLGYTHYFRNLWEGLCNVNFRIMQVRPIWYLGYTHYFRNLWEGLCNVNLRIMQVRPIWYLGYTHYFRNLWEGLCNVNFRIMQVRPIWYLGYTHYFRNLWEGLCNVNFRIMQVRPIWYLGYTHYFRNLWEGLCNVNLRIMQVRPIWYLGYTHYFRNLWEGLCNVNFRIMQVRPIWYLGYTHYFRNLWEGLCNVNFRIMQVRPIWYLGYTHYFLNLWEGLCNVNLRIMQVQPIWYLGYTHYFRNLWEGLCNVNFHIMQVRPIWYLGYTHYFRNLWEGLCNVNFRIMQVRPIWYLGYTHYFRNLWEGLCNVNFRIMQVRPIWYLGYTHYFLNLWEGLCNVNLRIMQVRPIWYLGYTHYFLNLWEGLCNVNFRIMQVRPIWYLGYTHYFRNLWEGLCNVNFRIMQVRPIWYLGYTHYFRNLWEGLCNVNLRIMQVRPIWYLGYTHYFRNLWEGLCNVNLRIMQVRPIWYLGYTHYFRNLWEGLCNVNFRIMQVRPIWYLGYTHYFRNLWEGLCNVNFRIMQVRPIWYLGYTHYFRNLWEGLCNVNFRIMQVAYGLSGT, translated from the exons ATGCAGGTACGGCCTATCTGGTACTTAGGTTACACTCACTACTTTCGCAATCTGTGGGAGGGACTTTGTAATGTAAACTTGCGAATAATGCAGGTACGGCCTATCTGGAACTTAGGTTACACTCACTACTTTCGCAATCTGTGGGAGGGACTGTGTAATGTAAACTTGCGAATAATGCAGGTACGGCCTATCTGGTACTTAGGTTACACTCACTACTTTCGCAATCTGTGGGAGGGACTGTGTAATGTAAACTTCCGAATAATGCAGGTACGGCCTATCTGGTACTTAGGTTACACTCACTACTTTCGCAATCTGTGGGAGGGACTGTGTAATGTAAACTTGCGAATAATGCAGGTACGGTCTATCTGGTACTTAGGTTACACTCACTACTTTCGCAATCTGTGGGAGGGACTGTGTAATGTAAACTTGCGAATAATGCAGGTACGGCCTATCTGGTACTTAGGTTACACTCACTACTTTCGCAATCTGTGGGAGGGACTGTGTAATGTAAACTTCCGAATAATGCAGGTACGGCCTATCTGGTACTTAGGTTACACTCACTACTTTCGCAATCTGTGGGAGGGACTGTGTAATGTAAACTTGCGAATAATGCAGGTACGGCCTATCTGGTACTTAGGTTACACTCACTACTTTCGCAATCTGTGGGAGGGACTTTGTAATGTAAACTTGCGAATAATGCAGGTACGGCCTATCTGGAACTTAGGTTACACTCACTACTTTCGCAATCTGTGGGAGGGACTGTGTAATGTAAACTTCCGAATAATGCAGGTACGGCCTATCTGGAACTTAGGTTACACTCACTACTTTCGCAATCTGTGGGAGGGACTGTGTAATGTAAACTTCCGAATAATGCAGGTACGGCCTATCTGGTACTTAGGTTACACTCACTACTTTCGCAATCTGTGGGAGGGACTGTGTAATGTAAACTTGCGAATAATGCAGGTACGGCCTATCTGGTACTTAGGTTACACTCACTACTTTCGCAATCTGTGGGAGGGACTGTGTAATGTAAACTTCCGAATAATGCAGGTACGGCCTATCTGGTACTTAGGTTACACTCACTACTTTCGCAATCTGTGGGAGGGACTGTGTAATGTAAACTTCCGAATAATGCAGGTACGGCCTATCTGGTACTTAGGTTACACTCACTACTTTCTCAATCTGTGGGAGGGACTGTGTAATGTAAACTTGCGAATAATGCAGGTACAGCCAATCTGTTACTTAGGTTACACTCACTACTTTCTCAATCTGTGGGAGGGACTGTGTAATGTAAACTTGCGAATAATGCAGGTACGGCCTATCTGGTACTTAGGTTACACTCACTACTTTCTCAATCTGTGGGAGGGACTGTGTAATGTAAACTTCCGAATAATGCAG GTACGGCCTATCTGGTACTTAGGTTACACTCACTACTTTCGCAATCTGTGGGAGGGACTGTGTAATGTAAACTTCCGAATAATGCAGGTACGGCCTATCTGGTACTTAGGTTACACTCACTACTTTCGCAATCTGTGGGAGGGACTGTGTAATGTAAACTTCCGAATAATGCAGGTACGGCCTATCTGGTACTTAGGTTACACTCACTACTTTCGCAATCTGTGGGAGGGACTGTGTAATGTAAACTTCCGAATAATGCAGGTACGGCCTATCTGGTACTTAGGTTACACTCACTACTTTCGCAATCTGTGGGAGGGACTGTGTAATGTAAACTTGCGAATAATGCAGGTACGGCCTATCTGGTACTTAGGTTACACTCACTACTTTCGCAATCTGTGGGAGGGACTGTGTAATGTAAACTTCCGAATAATGCAGGTACGGCCTATCTGGTACTTAGGTTACACTCACTACTTTCGCAATCTGTGGGAGGGACTGTGTAATGTAAACTTGCGAATAATGCAGGTACGGCCTATCTGGTACTTAGGTTACACTCACTACTTTCGCAATCTGTGGGAGGGACTGTGTAATGTAAACTTCCGAATAATGCAGGTACGGCCTATCTGGTACTTAGGTTACACTCACTACTTTCGCAATCTGTGGGAGGGACTGTGTAATGTAAACTTCCGAATAATGCAGGTACGGCCTATCTGGTACTTAGGTTACACTCACTACTTTCGCAATCTGTGGGAGGGACTGTGTAATGTAAACTTGCGAATAATGCAGGTACGGCCTATCTGGTACTTAG GTTACACTCACTACTTTCGCAATCTGTGGGAGGGACTGTGTAATGTAAACTTCCGAATAATGCAGGTACGGCCTATCTGGTACTTAGGTTACACTCACTACTTTCGCAATCTGTGGGAGGGACTGTGTAATGTAAACTTCCGAATAATGCAGGTACGGCCTATCTGGTACTTAGGTTACACTCACTACTTTCTCAATCTGTGGGAGGGACTGTGTAATGTAAACTTGCGAATAATGCAGGTACAGCCAATCTGGTACTTAGGTTACACTCACTACTTTCGCAATCTGTGGGAGGGACTGTGTAATGTAAACTTCCATATAATGCAGGTACGGCCTATCTGGTACTTAGGTTACACTCACTACTTTCGCAATCTGTGGGAGGGACTGTGTAATGTAAACTTCCGAATAATGCAGGTACGGCCTATCTGGTACTTAGGTTACACTCACTACTTTCGCAATCTGTGGGAGGGACTGTGTAATGTAAACTTCCGAATAATGCAGGTACGGCCTATCTGGTACTTAGGTTACACTCACTACTTTCTCAATCTGTGGGAGGGACTGTGTAATGTAAACTTGCGAATAATGCAGGTACGGCCTATCTGGTACTTAGGTTACACTCACTACTTTCTCAATCTGTGGGAGGGACTGTGTAATGTAAACTTCCGAATAATGCAGGTACGGCCTATCTGGTACTTAGGTTACACTCACTACTTTCGCAATCTGTGGGAGGGACTGTGTAATGTAAACTTCCGAATAATGCAGGTACGGCCTATCTGGTACTTAGGTTACACTCACTACTTTCGCAATCTGTGGGAGGGACTGTGTAATGTAAACTTGCGAATAATGCAGGTACGGCCTATCTGGTACTTAGGTTACACTCACTACTTTCGCAATCTGTGGGAGGGACTGTGTAATGTAAACTTGCGAATAATGCAGGTACGGCCTATCTGGTACTTAGGTTACACTCACTACTTTCGCAATCTGTGGGAGGGACTGTGTAATGTAAACTTCCGAATAATGCAGGTACGGCCTATCTGGTACTTAGGTTACACTCACTACTTTCGCAATCTGTGGGAGGGACTGTGTAATGTAAACTTCCGAATAATGCAGGTACGGCCTATCTGGTACTTAGGTTACACTCACTACTTTCGCAATCTGTGGGAGGGACTGTGTAATGTAAACTTCCGAATAATGCAGGTAGCCTACGGCCTATCTGGTACTTAG
- the LOC124356539 gene encoding uncharacterized protein LOC124356539 isoform X3, with protein sequence MQVRPIWYLGYTHYFRNLWEGLCNVNLRIMQVRPIWNLGYTHYFRNLWEGLCNVNLRIMQVRPIWYLGYTHYFRNLWEGLCNVNFRIMQVRPIWYLGYTHYFRNLWEGLCNVNFRIMQVRPIWYLGYTHYFRNLWEGLCNVNFRIMQVRPIWYLGYTHYFRNLWEGLCNVNFRIMQVRPIWYLGYTHYFRNLWEGLCNVNLRIMQVRPIWYLGYTHYFRNLWEGLCNVNFRIMQVRPIWYLGYTHYFRNLWEGLCNVNLRIMQVRPIWYLGYTHYFRNLWEGLCNVNFRIMQVRPIWYLGYTHYFRNLWEGLCNVNFRIMQVRPIWYLGYTHYFRNLWEGLCNVNLRIMQVRPIWYLGYTHYFRNLWEGLCNVNFRIMQVRPIWYLGYTHYFRNLWEGLCNVNFRIMQVRPIWYLGYTHYFLNLWEGLCNVNLRIMQVQPIWYLGYTHYFRNLWEGLCNVNFHIMQVRPIWYLGYTHYFRNLWEGLCNVNFRIMQVRPIWYLGYTHYFRNLWEGLCNVNFRIMQVRPIWYLGYTHYFLNLWEGLCNVNLRIMQVRPIWYLGYTHYFLNLWEGLCNVNFRIMQVRPIWYLGYTHYFRNLWEGLCNVNFRIMQVRPIWYLGYTHYFRNLWEGLCNVNLRIMQVRPIWYLGYTHYFRNLWEGLCNVNLRIMQVRPIWYLGYTHYFRNLWEGLCNVNFRIMQVRPIWYLGYTHYFRNLWEGLCNVNFRIMQVRPIWYLGYTHYFRNLWEGLCNVNFRIMQVAYGLSGT encoded by the exons ATGCAGGTACGGCCTATCTGGTACTTAGGTTACACTCACTACTTTCGCAATCTGTGGGAGGGACTTTGTAATGTAAACTTGCGAATAATGCAGGTACGGCCTATCTGGAACTTAGGTTACACTCACTACTTTCGCAATCTGTGGGAGGGACTGTGTAATGTAAACTTGCGAATAATGCAGGTACGGCCTATCTGGTACTTAGGTTACACTCACTACTTTCGCAATCTGTGGGAGGGACTGTGTAATGTAAACTTCCGAATAATGCAG GTACGGCCTATCTGGTACTTAGGTTACACTCACTACTTTCGCAATCTGTGGGAGGGACTGTGTAATGTAAACTTCCGAATAATGCAGGTACGGCCTATCTGGTACTTAGGTTACACTCACTACTTTCGCAATCTGTGGGAGGGACTGTGTAATGTAAACTTCCGAATAATGCAGGTACGGCCTATCTGGTACTTAGGTTACACTCACTACTTTCGCAATCTGTGGGAGGGACTGTGTAATGTAAACTTCCGAATAATGCAGGTACGGCCTATCTGGTACTTAGGTTACACTCACTACTTTCGCAATCTGTGGGAGGGACTGTGTAATGTAAACTTGCGAATAATGCAGGTACGGCCTATCTGGTACTTAGGTTACACTCACTACTTTCGCAATCTGTGGGAGGGACTGTGTAATGTAAACTTCCGAATAATGCAGGTACGGCCTATCTGGTACTTAGGTTACACTCACTACTTTCGCAATCTGTGGGAGGGACTGTGTAATGTAAACTTGCGAATAATGCAGGTACGGCCTATCTGGTACTTAGGTTACACTCACTACTTTCGCAATCTGTGGGAGGGACTGTGTAATGTAAACTTCCGAATAATGCAGGTACGGCCTATCTGGTACTTAGGTTACACTCACTACTTTCGCAATCTGTGGGAGGGACTGTGTAATGTAAACTTCCGAATAATGCAGGTACGGCCTATCTGGTACTTAGGTTACACTCACTACTTTCGCAATCTGTGGGAGGGACTGTGTAATGTAAACTTGCGAATAATGCAGGTACGGCCTATCTGGTACTTAG GTTACACTCACTACTTTCGCAATCTGTGGGAGGGACTGTGTAATGTAAACTTCCGAATAATGCAGGTACGGCCTATCTGGTACTTAGGTTACACTCACTACTTTCGCAATCTGTGGGAGGGACTGTGTAATGTAAACTTCCGAATAATGCAGGTACGGCCTATCTGGTACTTAGGTTACACTCACTACTTTCTCAATCTGTGGGAGGGACTGTGTAATGTAAACTTGCGAATAATGCAGGTACAGCCAATCTGGTACTTAGGTTACACTCACTACTTTCGCAATCTGTGGGAGGGACTGTGTAATGTAAACTTCCATATAATGCAGGTACGGCCTATCTGGTACTTAGGTTACACTCACTACTTTCGCAATCTGTGGGAGGGACTGTGTAATGTAAACTTCCGAATAATGCAGGTACGGCCTATCTGGTACTTAGGTTACACTCACTACTTTCGCAATCTGTGGGAGGGACTGTGTAATGTAAACTTCCGAATAATGCAGGTACGGCCTATCTGGTACTTAGGTTACACTCACTACTTTCTCAATCTGTGGGAGGGACTGTGTAATGTAAACTTGCGAATAATGCAGGTACGGCCTATCTGGTACTTAGGTTACACTCACTACTTTCTCAATCTGTGGGAGGGACTGTGTAATGTAAACTTCCGAATAATGCAGGTACGGCCTATCTGGTACTTAGGTTACACTCACTACTTTCGCAATCTGTGGGAGGGACTGTGTAATGTAAACTTCCGAATAATGCAGGTACGGCCTATCTGGTACTTAGGTTACACTCACTACTTTCGCAATCTGTGGGAGGGACTGTGTAATGTAAACTTGCGAATAATGCAGGTACGGCCTATCTGGTACTTAGGTTACACTCACTACTTTCGCAATCTGTGGGAGGGACTGTGTAATGTAAACTTGCGAATAATGCAGGTACGGCCTATCTGGTACTTAGGTTACACTCACTACTTTCGCAATCTGTGGGAGGGACTGTGTAATGTAAACTTCCGAATAATGCAGGTACGGCCTATCTGGTACTTAGGTTACACTCACTACTTTCGCAATCTGTGGGAGGGACTGTGTAATGTAAACTTCCGAATAATGCAGGTACGGCCTATCTGGTACTTAGGTTACACTCACTACTTTCGCAATCTGTGGGAGGGACTGTGTAATGTAAACTTCCGAATAATGCAGGTAGCCTACGGCCTATCTGGTACTTAG